The Camelina sativa cultivar DH55 unplaced genomic scaffold, Cs unpScaffold00544, whole genome shotgun sequence genome has a window encoding:
- the LOC109131567 gene encoding uncharacterized protein LOC109131567: protein MSLFTLFFACFVPNSSSRVNTTDNTNMEVLSTLKRRKSKPESLRTPSPIIIVSYFPASSTLSRL from the coding sequence ATGTCTCTCTTTACGCTCTTCTTCGCTTGCTTTGTTCCGAACTCAAGTTCGCGGGTTAACACAACCGACAACACTAACATGGAAGTCTTGTCTACTTTAAAAAGACGGAAAAGCAAACCCGAGTCCCTAAGAACTCCGTCTCCCATAATCATCGTCTCTTATTTTCCAGCAAGCTCCACCCTTTCCCGTCTTTAG
- the LOC104773441 gene encoding transmembrane 9 superfamily member 12-like isoform X2: MFGVYRAFVLLVFVTQLCNGFYLPGSYMHTYSDGDSIFAKVNSLTSIETELPFSFYSLPYCPPLEGIKKSAENLGELLMGDQIDSSAYRFRMRTNESLYLCTTSPLNEHEVKLLKQRTRELYQVNMILDNLPALRFAKQNGVTIQWTGYPVGYSPPNSNDDYIINHLKFKVLVHEYEGNVMEVIGTGEEGMGVISEADKKKALGYEIVGFEVVPCSVKYDPEKMTKLHMYDSVPSVNCPLELDKAQIIKEHERITFTYEVEFVKSETRWPSRWDAYLKMEGARVHWFSILNSLMVIFFLAGIVFVIFLRTVRRDLTKYEELDKEAQAQMNEELSGWKLVVGDVFREPEMSKLLCIMVGDGVRITGMAVVTIVFAALGFMSPASRGMLLTGMIILYLFLGIAAGYAGVRLWRTVKGTSEGWRSLSWSIACFFPGIAFVILTVLNFLLWSSNSTGAIPISLYFELLALWFCISVPLTLFGGFLGTRAEAIQFPVRTNQIPREIPERKYPSWLLVLGAGTLPFGTLFIELFFIFSSIWLGRFYYVFGFLLIVLLLLVVVCAEVSVVLTYMHLCVEDWRWWWKAFYASGSVALYVFAYSINYLVFDLQSLSGPVSAMLYIGYSLLMAIAIMLATGTIGFLTSFYFVHYLFSSVKID, translated from the exons ATGTTTGGTGTGTACCGAGCTTTCGTGTTGCTTGTGTTTGTTACTCAGCTTTGCAATGGGTTTTACCTGCCAGGGAGTTATATGCATACGTATTCAGATGGAGACTCTATCTTTGCCAAAGTCAATTCTTTGACTTCTATTGAAACTGAGCTTCCTTTCAGCTTCTATAGCCTTCCTTACTGCCCACCACTCGAGGGTATCAAGAAAAGTGCTGAGAATCTTGGGGAACTTCTCATGGGGGATCAGATTGATAGCTCTGCTTACAGGTTTCGGATGAGGACGAACGAGTCTCTCTACCTATGCACCACCAGCCCTCTGAATGAGCATGAGGTCAAGCTTTTGAAACAGAGAACCCGCGAGTTGTATCAAGTGAATATGATTCTGGATAACTTGCCAGCTTTGAGATTCGCTAAGCAAAATGGGGTTACTATCCAGTGGACTGGATATCCTGTTGGCTATTCGCCACCAAACAGCAATGATGATTACATCATCAATCACCTCAAGTTTAAGGTCTTG GTTCATGAATACGAAGGCAATGTCATGGAGGTCATTGGTACTGGCGAAGAAGGTATGGGTGTCATCTCTGAAGCTGATAAAAAGAAGGCCCTCGGCTATGAGATTGTTGGATTTGAGGTTGTTCCCTGCAGTGTTAAGTATGATCCTGAGAAGATGACAAAACTTCACATGTATGACTCCGTTCCTTCAGTTAACTGTCCATTGGAGCTTGACAAAGCTCAGATCATCAAAGAACATGAAAGAATAACCTTCACTTATGAAGTCGAGTTTGTTAAGAGTGAGACAAGATGGCCATCCAGATGGGATGCCTATCTGAAAATGGAAGGTGCTCGTGTTCATTGGTTCTCTATTCTGAACTCGCTTATGGTGATCTTCTTTCTCGCCGGTATAGTTTTTGTCATATTCCTGAGGACAGTGAGAAGGGATTTGACCAAGTACGAGGAATTGGACAAGGAAGCACAGGCACAGATGAATGAGGAGCTCTCTGGATGGAAACTTGTTGTCGGAGATGTGTTCAGAGAACCAGAAATGTCAAAGCTTCTATGCATTATGGTGGGAGACGGGGTTCGGATTACAGGAATGGCTGTTGTCACCATTGTTTTCGCTGCACTTGGATTCATGTCGCCTGCTTCAAGAGGAATGCTACTAACAGGGATGATTATTCTCTATCTTTTCTTGGGTATTGCTGCTGGGTACGCTGGTGTTCGTCTCTGGAGAACCGTCAAGGGAACTTCAGAAGGATGGAGATCGCTTTCATGGTCCATCGCATGCTTCTTCCCGGGTATTGCTTTTGTTATACTAACAGTGTTGAACTTCCTTCTCTGGAGCAGCAACAGCACTGGAGCTATCCCAATCTCATTGTACTTTGAGCTCTTGGCTCTCTGGTTCTGCATCTCAGTTCCTCTCACCCTGTTTGGAGGATTCTTAGGCACACGAGCAGAAGCAATCCAGTTTCCAGTGAGAACCAACCAGATTCCAAGGGAAATCCCGGAACGGAAGTACCCCTCATGGCTTCTAGTCCTTGGGGCAGGAACCCTTCCTTTTGGAACGCTATTCATAGAactgttcttcatcttctccagcATATGGCTAGGGAGATTCTACTACGTATTTGGGTTCTTACTCATAGTCCTGCTCCTCTTGGTAGTTGTGTGTGCAGAAGTATCAGTGGTCTTGACCTATATGCACCTCTGCGTTGAAGattggaggtggtggtggaaaGCCTTCTATGCGTCTGGTTCAGTCGCATTGTACGTTTTTGCTTACTCCATCAACTATTTGGTCTTTGATCTGCAAAGTCTGAGCGGACCCGTCTCAGCCATGCTTTACATTGGTTACTCTCTGCTCATGGCAATTGCAATCATGCTTGCCACTGGAACCATTGGCTTCCTCACCTCCTTTTACTTCGTCCACTATCTCTTTTCCTCTGTCAAAATCGATTGA
- the LOC104773441 gene encoding transmembrane 9 superfamily member 12-like isoform X1 translates to MFGVYRAFVLLVFVTQLCNGFYLPGSYMHTYSDGDSIFAKVNSLTSIETELPFSFYSLPYCPPLEGIKKSAENLGELLMGDQIDSSAYRFRMRTNESLYLCTTSPLNEHEVKLLKQRTRELYQVNMILDNLPALRFAKQNGVTIQWTGYPVGYSPPNSNDDYIINHLKFKVLVHEYEGNVMEVIGTGEEGMGVISEADKKKALGYEIVGFEVVPCSVKYDPEKMTKLHMYDSVPSVNCPLELDKAQIIKEHERITFTYEVEFVKSETRWPSRWDAYLKMEGARVHWFSILNSLMVIFFLAGIVFVIFLRTVRRDLTKYEELDKEAQAQMNEELSGWKLVVGDVFREPEMSKLLCIMVGDGVRITGMAVVTIVFAALGFMSPASRGMLLTGMIILYLFLGIAAGYAGVRLWRTVKGTSEGWRSLSWSIACFFPGIAFVILTVLNFLLWSSNSTGAIPISLYFELLALWFCISVPLTLFGGFLGTRAEAIQFPVRTNQIPREIPERKYPSWLLVLGAGTLPFGTLFIELFFIFSSIWLGRFYYVFGFLLIVLLLLVVVCAEVSVVLTYMHLCVEDWRWWWKAFYASGSVALYVFAYSINYLVFDLQSLSGPVSAMLYIGYSLLMAIAIMLATGTIGFLTSFYFVHYLFSSVKID, encoded by the exons ATGTTTGGTGTGTACCGAGCTTTCGTGTTGCTTGTGTTTGTTACTCAGCTTTGCAATGGGTTTTACCTGCCAGGGAGTTATATGCATACGTATTCAGATGGAGACTCTATCTTTGCCAAAGTCAATTCTTTGACTTCTATTGAAACTGAGCTTCCTTTCAGCTTCTATAGCCTTCCTTACTGCCCACCACTCGAGGGTATCAAGAAAAGTGCTGAGAATCTTGGGGAACTTCTCATGGGGGATCAGATTGATAGCTCTGCTTACAGGTTTCGGATGAGGACGAACGAGTCTCTCTACCTATGCACCACCAGCCCTCTGAATGAGCATGAGGTCAAGCTTTTGAAACAGAGAACCCGCGAGTTGTATCAAGTGAATATGATTCTGGATAACTTGCCAGCTTTGAGATTCGCTAAGCAAAATGGGGTTACTATCCAGTGGACTGGATATCCTGTTGGCTATTCGCCACCAAACAGCAATGATGATTACATCATCAATCACCTCAAGTTTAAGGTCTTGGTTCATGAATACGAAGGCAATGTCATGGAGGTCATTGGTACTGGCGAAGAAGGTATGGGTGTCATCTCTGAAGCTGATAAAAAGAAGGCCCTTGGCTATGAGATTGTTGGATTTGAGGTTGTTCCCTGCAGTGTTAAGTATGATCCTGAGAAGATGACAAAACTTCACATGTATGACTCCGTTCCTTCAGTTAACTGTCCATTGGAGCTTGACAAAGCTCAGATCATCAAAGAACATGAAAGAATAACCTTCACTTATGAAGTCGAATTTGTTAAGAGTGAGACAAGATGGCCATCCAGATGGGATGCCTATTTGAAAATGGAAGGTGCTCGTGTTCATTGGTTCTCTATTCTGAACTCGCTTATGGTGATCTTCTTTCTCGCCGGTATAGTTTTTGTCATATTCCTGAGGACAGTGAGAAGGGATTTGACCAAGTACGAGGAATTGGACAAGGAAGCACAGGCACAGATGAATGAGGAGCTCTCTGGATGGAAACTTGTTGTCGGAGATGTGTTCAGAGAACCAGAAATGTCAAAGCTTCTATGCATTATGGTGGGAGACGGGGTTCGGATTACAGGAATGGCTGTTGTCACCATTGTTTTCGCTGCACTTGGATTCATGTCGCCTGCTTCAAGAGGAATGCTACTAACAGGGATGATTATTCTCTATCTTTTCTTGGGTATTGCTGCTGGGTACGCTGGTGTTCGTCTCTGGAGAACCGTCAAGGGAACTTCAGAAGGATGGAG ATCGCTTTCATGGTCCATCGCATGCTTCTTCCCGGGTATTGCTTTTGTTATACTAACAGTGTTGAACTTCCTTCTCTGGAGCAGCAACAGCACTGGAGCTATCCCAATCTCATTGTACTTTGAGCTCTTGGCTCTCTGGTTCTGCATCTCAGTTCCTCTCACCCTGTTTGGAGGATTCTTAGGCACACGAGCAGAAGCAATCCAGTTTCCAGTGAGAACCAACCAGATTCCAAGGGAAATCCCGGAACGGAAGTACCCCTCATGGCTTCTAGTCCTTGGGGCAGGAACCCTTCCTTTTGGAACGCTATTCATAGAactgttcttcatcttctccagcATATGGCTAGGGAGATTCTACTACGTATTTGGGTTCTTACTCATAGTCCTGCTCCTCTTGGTAGTTGTGTGTGCAGAAGTATCAGTGGTCTTGACCTATATGCACCTCTGCGTTGAAGattggaggtggtggtggaaaGCCTTCTATGCGTCTGGTTCAGTCGCATTGTACGTTTTTGCTTACTCCATCAACTATTTGGTCTTTGATCTGCAAAGTCTGAGCGGACCCGTCTCAGCCATGCTTTACATTGGTTACTCTCTGCTCATGGCAATTGCAATCATGCTTGCCACTGGAACCATTGGCTTCCTCACCTCCTTTTACTTCGTCCACTATCTCTTTTCCTCTGTCAAAATCGATTGA
- the LOC104773441 gene encoding transmembrane 9 superfamily member 12-like isoform X3, whose amino-acid sequence MFGVYRAFVLLVFVTQLCNGFYLPGSYMHTYSDGDSIFAKVNSLTSIETELPFSFYSLPYCPPLEGIKKSAENLGELLMGDQIDSSAYRFRMRTNESLYLCTTSPLNEHEVKLLKQRTRELYQVNMILDNLPALRFAKQNGVTIQWTGYPVGYSPPNSNDDYIINHLKFKVLVHEYEGNVMEVIGTGEEGNVMEVIGTGEEGMGVISEADKKKALGYEIVGFEVVPCSVKYDPEKMTKLHMYDSVPSVNCPLELDKAQIIKEHERITFTYEVEFVKSETRWPSRWDAYLKMEGARVHWFSILNSLMVIFFLAGIVFVIFLRTVRRDLTKYEELDKEAQAQMNEELSGWKLVVGDVFREPEMSKLLCIMVGDGVRITGMAVVTIVFAALGFMSPASRGMLLTGMIILYLFLGIAAGYAGVRLWRTVKGTSEGWRSLSWSIACFFPGIAFVILTVLNFLLWSSNSTGAIPISLYFELLALWFCISVPLTLFGGFLGTRAEAIQFPVRTNQIPREIPERKYPSWLLVLGAGTLPFGTLFIELFFIFSSIWLGRFYYVFGFLLIVLLLLVVVCAEVSVVLTYMHLCVEDWRWWWKAFYASGSVALYVFAYSINYLVFDLQSLSGPVSAMLYIGYSLLMAIAIMLATGTIGFLTSFYFVHYLFSSVKID is encoded by the exons ATGTTTGGTGTGTACCGAGCTTTCGTGTTGCTTGTGTTTGTTACTCAGCTTTGCAATGGGTTTTACCTGCCAGGGAGTTATATGCATACGTATTCAGATGGAGACTCTATCTTTGCCAAAGTCAATTCTTTGACTTCTATTGAAACTGAGCTTCCTTTCAGCTTCTATAGCCTTCCTTACTGCCCACCACTCGAGGGTATCAAGAAAAGTGCTGAGAATCTTGGGGAACTTCTCATGGGGGATCAGATTGATAGCTCTGCTTACAGGTTTCGGATGAGGACGAACGAGTCTCTCTACCTATGCACCACCAGCCCTCTGAATGAGCATGAGGTCAAGCTTTTGAAACAGAGAACCCGCGAGTTGTATCAAGTGAATATGATTCTGGATAACTTGCCAGCTTTGAGATTCGCTAAGCAAAATGGGGTTACTATCCAGTGGACTGGATATCCTGTTGGCTATTCGCCACCAAACAGCAATGATGATTACATCATCAATCACCTCAAGTTTAAGGTCTTGGTTCATGAATACGAAGGCAATGTCATGGAGGTCATTGGTACTGGCGAAGAAG GCAATGTCATGGAGGTCATTGGTACTGGCGAAGAAGGTATGGGTGTCATCTCTGAAGCTGATAAAAAGAAGGCCCTCGGCTATGAGATTGTTGGATTTGAGGTTGTTCCCTGCAGTGTTAAGTATGATCCTGAGAAGATGACAAAACTTCACATGTATGACTCCGTTCCTTCAGTTAACTGTCCATTGGAGCTTGACAAAGCTCAGATCATCAAAGAACATGAAAGAATAACCTTCACTTATGAAGTCGAGTTTGTTAAGAGTGAGACAAGATGGCCATCCAGATGGGATGCCTATCTGAAAATGGAAGGTGCTCGTGTTCATTGGTTCTCTATTCTGAACTCGCTTATGGTGATCTTCTTTCTCGCCGGTATAGTTTTTGTCATATTCCTGAGGACAGTGAGAAGGGATTTGACCAAGTACGAGGAATTGGACAAGGAAGCACAGGCACAGATGAATGAGGAGCTCTCTGGATGGAAACTTGTTGTCGGAGATGTGTTCAGAGAACCAGAAATGTCAAAGCTTCTATGCATTATGGTGGGAGACGGGGTTCGGATTACAGGAATGGCTGTTGTCACCATTGTTTTCGCTGCACTTGGATTCATGTCGCCTGCTTCAAGAGGAATGCTACTAACAGGGATGATTATTCTCTATCTTTTCTTGGGTATTGCTGCTGGGTACGCTGGTGTTCGTCTCTGGAGAACCGTCAAGGGAACTTCAGAAGGATGGAGATCGCTTTCATGGTCCATCGCATGCTTCTTCCCGGGTATTGCTTTTGTTATACTAACAGTGTTGAACTTCCTTCTCTGGAGCAGCAACAGCACTGGAGCTATCCCAATCTCATTGTACTTTGAGCTCTTGGCTCTCTGGTTCTGCATCTCAGTTCCTCTCACCCTGTTTGGAGGATTCTTAGGCACACGAGCAGAAGCAATCCAGTTTCCAGTGAGAACCAACCAGATTCCAAGGGAAATCCCGGAACGGAAGTACCCCTCATGGCTTCTAGTCCTTGGGGCAGGAACCCTTCCTTTTGGAACGCTATTCATAGAactgttcttcatcttctccagcATATGGCTAGGGAGATTCTACTACGTATTTGGGTTCTTACTCATAGTCCTGCTCCTCTTGGTAGTTGTGTGTGCAGAAGTATCAGTGGTCTTGACCTATATGCACCTCTGCGTTGAAGattggaggtggtggtggaaaGCCTTCTATGCGTCTGGTTCAGTCGCATTGTACGTTTTTGCTTACTCCATCAACTATTTGGTCTTTGATCTGCAAAGTCTGAGCGGACCCGTCTCAGCCATGCTTTACATTGGTTACTCTCTGCTCATGGCAATTGCAATCATGCTTGCCACTGGAACCATTGGCTTCCTCACCTCCTTTTACTTCGTCCACTATCTCTTTTCCTCTGTCAAAATCGATTGA
- the LOC104773443 gene encoding uncharacterized protein LOC104773443, which translates to MSLRSESSKAEKLTEDPVTYKTAQSSVTCIYQAHMVGFWRNVRVLWSKNLMNHSLTVMVTSVQGDMNYCCKVDLKPWHFWNKKGYKSFEVEGNQVDVYWDFRSAKFNGGPEPSSDFYVALVSDEEVVLLLGDHKKKAFKRTKSRPTLVDAALFYKKENVFGKKSFSTRAKFNDRKKEHEIVVESSNGKKDPEMWISVDGIILVQVRNLQWKFRGNQTVLVDKEPVQVFWDVYDWFFSTPGTGHGLFIFKPENGESDASDGGTKDSSSSSSSSEFCLFLYAWKLE; encoded by the coding sequence ATGTCTTTGAGATCAGAATCTTCCAAGGCAGAAAAGTTAACAGAGGATCCAGTTACGTACAAGACGGCACAGAGCAGCGTGACGTGCATCTACCAAGCACACATGGTTGGATTCTGGAGAAACGTTAGGGTTCTATGGTCTAAAAATCTTATGAACCATTCCTTAACCGTGATGGTCACTAGCGTACAAGGGGATATGAATTACTGTTGCAAGGTTGATCTTAAGCCATGGCACTTTTGGAACAAGAAAGGATACAAATCGTTTGAGGTTGAAGGAAACCAAGTAGATGTGTATTGGGATTTTAGGTCTGCTAAATTCAATGGCGGGCCTGAGCCGAGCTCAGATTTTTACGTGGCTCTTGTATCGGACGAGGAGGTTGTTTTATTGTTGGGTGATCACAAGAAGAAAGCTTTTAAGAGAACTAAATCTAGACCTACCTTGGTTGACGCTGCCTTGTTCTACAAGAAAGAGAATGTGTTTGGTAAGAAGAGCTTTTCGACTAGGGCGAAGTTCAATGATAGGAAGAAAGAGCATGAGATCGTAGTGGAGAGCTCGAACGGGAAGAAGGATCCTGAGATGTGGATTAGCGTAGATGGTATCATTTTGGTTCAGGTGAGAAATCTGCAGTGGAAATTTAGGGGGAATCAAACGGTTTTGGTGGATAAAGAACCTGTTCAAGTGTTTTGGGATGTGTACGATTGGTTCTTCAGCACGCCCGGTACAGGTCACGGCTTGTTCATCTTTAAACCAGAGAACGGTGAGAGTGACGCTAGCGATGGAGGAACCAAGGATAGTagttcttcttcgtcttcgtctgaGTTTTGTCTCTTCCTTTATGCTTGGAAATTGGAGTAA
- the LOC104773444 gene encoding uncharacterized protein LOC104773444, translating to MLGRSRTGGGSFRPENIGQSAVNLIGSIGFSLLLTGVVVFTIIAATYEPEDPLFHPSDKITTFLTSNSNATLQSDDTVVKTGEDFMAANQTAFAGFINIADVETSENDSDANQLDCDISIPIDCKDPEVFHLMMKATIDKFKDIHFYKFGKPAAVEGASSCDMAWRYRPKDGKTAAFYKDYRRFVIEKSENCSVSVMGIGEYHSGVNARKRKRSLKPGFEKTIGGKVDDFSLPVVGEGVNDSLPVVESETAFIQGRYLVYVGGGDRCKSMNHFLWSFLCALGEAQYLNRTLVMDLTLCLSSGYTLSGQNEEGKDFRFYFDFEHLKEAASVLDQVQFWTDWGKWYKKNGLNLHLVEDLRVTPMKLVDVKDALVMRKFGAVEPDNYWYRVCEGETETVVQRPWHLLWKSKRLIEIVSAIASRLNWDYDFIHIERGDKARNKEVWPNLERDTSSSSILSTLQDKIEQGRNLYIATNEPEVSFFNPLKDKYKPHFLDEFKDLWDESSEWYSETTKLNGGNPVEFDGYMRASVDTEVFLRGKKQIETFNDLTNDCRDGIGTCNIAAS from the coding sequence atgttaGGAAGATCCAGAACCGGAGGGGGAAGCTTCCGACCAGAAAATATAGGGCAAAGCGCAGTGAACTTAATCGGAAGCATAGGCTTCTCTTTGTTGCTCACTGGAGTCGTGGTTTTTACCATTATCGCTGCTACATACGAACCAGAAGACCCGCTTTTTCACCCATCTGACAAAATCACAACTTTCCTCACATCTAATTCAAACGCTACTCTTCAATCCGATGACACTGTTGTTAAAACCGGCGAAGATTTCATGGCGGCGAACCAAACCGCGTTCGCTGGATTCATCAACATAGCTGATGTCGAGACTTCTGAGAATGATTCCGATGCGAATCAGCTGGATTGTGATATCAGCATCCCAATTGATTGCAAAGATCCTGAAGTTTTCCACTTGATGATGAAGGCTACTATAGACAAGTTCAAAGACATTCACTTTTATAAGTTTGGTAAACCTGCAGCTGTGGAAGGTGCTAGCTCTTGTGATATGGCTTGGCGTTATAGGCCTAAGGATGGCAAAACGGCTGCGTTTTATAAGGATTACCGTAGGTTTGTGATTGAAAAGTCTGAGAATTGTAGTGTTAGTGTGATGGGGATTGGTGAGTATCATTCAGGTGTGAATGctaggaagaggaagaggagtttgAAACCCGGGTTTGAGAAAACGATTGGTGGTAAGGTTGATGATTTCTCATTGCCTGTGGTTGGTGAAGGAGTTAATGATTCACTTCCTGTGGTTGAGTCTGAGACTGCGTTTATACAAGGTCGTTACTTGGTTTACGTTGGTGGTGGAGATAGGTGTAAGAGTATGAACCATTTCTTGTGGAGTTTCTTGTGTGCTTTAGGGGAAGCACAGTATTTGAATAGGACATTAGTGATGGATTTGACTCTCTGTCTGTCTTCGGGTTATACCTTGTCTGGTCAGAACGAGGAAGGGAAGGACTTCAGGTTTTACTTTGATTTTGAGCATCTGAAAGAGGCTGCTTCTGTGTTAGACCAAGTGCAGTTTTGGACAGATTGGGGGAAATGGTATAAGAAGAACGGATTAAACCTTCATCTCGTTGAAGACTTGAGGGTCACACCGATGAAGCTTGTTGATGTAAAGGACGCATTGGTCATGAGGAAGTTCGGGGCTGTAGAACCAGATAACTATTGGTACAGAGTTTGTGAAGGGGAGACAGAAACTGTTGTGCAAAGGCCATGGCATCTATTGTGGAAATCTAAACGACTGATAGAGATCGTCTCCGCGATTGCTTCCAGGTTAAACTGGGATTATGATTTTATTCACATTGAGCGAGGGGACAAGGCAAGAAACAAGGAGGTTTGGCCTAATCTTGAAAGGGATACTTCATCAAGCTCCATCTTGTCTACCCTTCAGGACAAAATTGAACAAGGAAGGAATCTTTATATTGCAACAAATGAACCAGAGGTATCTTTCTTTAACCCTTTGAAAGATAAGTATAAACCCCATTTTCTGGATGAGTTTAAGGATCTTTGGGACGAGAGCAGCGAATGGTATTCAGAGACAACGAAGCTTAATGGAGGAAACCCAGTCGAGTTTGACGGTTACATGAGAGCTTCTGTTGATACAGAAGTGTTCTTGAGAGGGAAGAAGCAGATTGAAACATTCAATGATCTTACCAATGACTGTAGAGACGGAATCGGCACTTGCAACATAGCAGCAAGCtga